A window from Azoarcus sp. DD4 encodes these proteins:
- a CDS encoding CaiB/BaiF CoA-transferase family protein yields the protein MTTFPNVLPLEGVTVVSLEHAIAAPLATRHLADLGARVIKIERPGVGDFARAYDHRVDGLASHFVWVNRSKESLCLDLKQPAAQEVLLALLEKADVLVQNLAPGAADRLGLGFEALSAKNPRLIVCDISGYGEGGPYTEKKAYDLLIQSESGFLSVTGTPDEAVKSGISIADIAAGMYAYSGILGALIERGRSGRGRRVEIAMIDAMVEWMGFPLYYAYQGQEPPRRSGASHATIYPYGAFRAGDGRTVMLGLQNEREWATFCARVLDQPALAGDARFASNAQRHTNREALKALIEETFAGLSAEQVIERLDAADIANAHVSTMADIWTHPQLQARRRWTTVDSPAGLLPALQPPGMGPERPARMDPIPALGAHTEAILAELGFGERSAALRAQGAI from the coding sequence ATGACCACTTTCCCCAACGTACTGCCCCTCGAAGGCGTGACCGTGGTGTCGCTGGAGCACGCGATCGCCGCGCCGCTCGCCACCCGCCACCTCGCCGACCTCGGCGCCCGCGTCATCAAGATCGAGCGCCCCGGCGTCGGCGACTTCGCCCGCGCCTACGACCACCGCGTCGATGGTCTGGCCTCCCATTTCGTCTGGGTGAACCGCTCCAAGGAAAGCCTCTGCCTCGACCTCAAGCAGCCGGCGGCGCAGGAAGTGCTGCTCGCGCTGCTGGAGAAGGCCGACGTGCTGGTGCAGAACCTCGCGCCGGGCGCGGCGGACCGCCTCGGCCTCGGCTTCGAGGCGCTATCGGCGAAGAACCCGCGGCTGATCGTGTGCGACATCTCCGGCTACGGCGAGGGCGGCCCCTACACCGAGAAGAAGGCCTACGACCTGCTGATCCAGAGCGAATCCGGCTTCCTGTCGGTGACCGGCACGCCGGACGAGGCGGTGAAGTCGGGCATCTCGATCGCCGACATCGCCGCCGGCATGTACGCCTACAGCGGCATCCTCGGCGCGCTGATCGAGCGCGGCCGCAGCGGCCGCGGCCGCCGCGTCGAGATCGCGATGATCGACGCGATGGTGGAATGGATGGGCTTTCCGCTTTACTACGCCTATCAGGGCCAGGAGCCGCCGCGGCGCAGCGGTGCCTCGCACGCCACCATCTACCCCTACGGCGCCTTCCGCGCCGGCGACGGCCGCACGGTGATGCTGGGTCTGCAGAACGAGCGCGAGTGGGCCACCTTCTGCGCCAGGGTGCTGGACCAGCCGGCACTTGCCGGCGACGCGCGCTTCGCCAGCAACGCCCAGCGCCACACCAACCGCGAGGCACTGAAGGCGCTGATCGAGGAGACCTTCGCCGGCCTCAGCGCCGAACAGGTCATCGAGCGGCTGGATGCCGCGGACATCGCCAACGCCCACGTCAGCACCATGGCCGACATCTGGACCCATCCGCAGCTGCAGGCGCGGCGGCGGTGGACCACGGTGGATTCGCCCGCCGGCCTGCTGCCCGCCTTGCAGCCGCCGGGCATGGGGCCGGAGCGGCCGGCGCGGATGGACCCGATTCCGGCGCTCGGTGCGCACACCGAGGCCATCCTCGCAGAACTCGGCTTCGGCGAGCGCAGCGCCGCGCTGCGCGCGCAAGGGGCGATCTGA
- a CDS encoding acyl-CoA dehydrogenase family protein: MSILAAPDEHQEIRDAVRALFADFPDEYFRRIDEQRAYPEAFVDALIGAGWLSAMIPEEYGGSGLGLTAASVIMEEINRNGGNAGAVHGQMYNMGTLLRNGSAAQKEKYLPGIAAGKLRIQSMAVTEPTTGTDTTKIKTVAVKKDGRYEVSGQKVWISRVQHSDLMILLARTTPLAEVKKKSEGMSVFIVELKDAIGKGLDVRPIANMVNHETNELFFDKLEIPEENLIGEEGKGFRYILDGLNAERTLIAAECIGDGYWFIDRAVKYAKDRVVFDRPIGQNQGVQFPIADAYIEIEAANLMRFKACALFDAHQPCGAQANMAKYLAAKASWEAANVCLQTHGGFGFANEYDVERKFRETRLYQVAPISTNLIYSYVAEHLLGLPRSF, encoded by the coding sequence ATGAGCATCCTTGCCGCCCCCGACGAACACCAGGAAATCCGCGACGCTGTCCGCGCGCTGTTCGCCGACTTCCCCGACGAGTATTTCCGCCGCATCGACGAACAGCGCGCCTACCCGGAAGCCTTCGTCGATGCGCTGATCGGCGCCGGCTGGCTGTCGGCGATGATCCCGGAGGAATACGGCGGTTCCGGCCTCGGCCTGACCGCCGCCTCGGTGATCATGGAAGAGATCAACCGCAACGGCGGCAACGCCGGCGCGGTGCACGGCCAGATGTACAACATGGGCACGCTGCTGCGTAACGGCAGCGCGGCGCAGAAGGAGAAGTACCTGCCCGGCATCGCCGCGGGCAAGCTGCGCATCCAGTCGATGGCGGTGACCGAGCCGACCACCGGCACCGACACCACCAAAATCAAGACGGTGGCGGTGAAGAAGGACGGCCGTTACGAGGTCAGCGGCCAGAAGGTGTGGATCTCGCGGGTGCAGCACTCCGACCTGATGATCCTGCTCGCCCGCACCACGCCGCTCGCCGAGGTGAAGAAGAAGTCCGAAGGCATGTCGGTCTTCATCGTCGAATTGAAGGACGCGATCGGCAAGGGGCTGGACGTGCGGCCGATCGCCAACATGGTCAATCACGAGACCAACGAACTCTTCTTCGACAAGCTGGAGATCCCGGAAGAGAACCTGATCGGCGAGGAGGGCAAGGGCTTCCGCTACATCCTCGACGGGCTCAATGCCGAGCGCACGCTGATCGCCGCCGAGTGCATCGGCGACGGCTACTGGTTCATCGACCGCGCGGTGAAATACGCCAAGGACCGCGTGGTGTTCGACCGCCCCATCGGCCAGAACCAGGGCGTGCAGTTCCCCATCGCCGACGCCTACATCGAGATCGAGGCCGCCAACCTGATGCGCTTCAAGGCCTGCGCGCTGTTCGACGCCCATCAGCCCTGCGGCGCCCAGGCCAACATGGCCAAGTACCTGGCCGCCAAGGCCTCGTGGGAGGCGGCCAACGTCTGCCTGCAGACCCACGGCGGTTTCGGCTTCGCCAACGAATACGACGTCGAGCGCAAGTTCCGCGAAACGCGCCTGTACCAGGTGGCGCCGATCTCCACCAACCTCATCTATTCGTATGTGGCCGAGCATCTGCTCGGGCTGCCGCGGTCGTTCTGA
- a CDS encoding MaoC family dehydratase N-terminal domain-containing protein, with the protein MNDRSEGVAPGLSAWIGREETRTDRIDTRTAHALAATLDYDADAVFAAGELPPLWHWVYFTPNARRSELGRDGHPKRGGFLPPVELPNRMWAGGRFVFERPLRIGEDVTRRSRIVRCEQKSGRSGDLVFVTVQHTISGAAGVALTEEHDIVYREPAPRGGPLAGEPVSATADYRQTVHPDAVLLFRYSALTFNGHRIHYDHPYVTGEEGYPGLVVHGPLTATLLLDTFRNAHPDKRIERFDFRAVGPLYDNADFDVCGRITGPGTAELWTDCAGRLTMKATVGFSPA; encoded by the coding sequence ATGAACGATCGCAGCGAAGGCGTCGCACCCGGGCTTTCGGCCTGGATAGGCCGCGAGGAAACGCGCACCGACCGCATCGACACCCGCACCGCCCATGCACTGGCCGCCACACTGGATTACGACGCCGACGCGGTGTTCGCCGCCGGCGAGCTGCCCCCGCTGTGGCACTGGGTGTATTTCACGCCGAATGCCCGCCGCTCCGAACTCGGCCGTGATGGCCACCCGAAGCGCGGTGGTTTCCTGCCGCCGGTGGAACTGCCCAACCGGATGTGGGCGGGCGGGCGCTTCGTGTTCGAGCGGCCGCTGCGCATCGGCGAGGACGTCACCCGGCGCTCGCGCATCGTCCGCTGCGAGCAGAAGAGCGGACGCAGTGGCGATCTCGTCTTCGTCACCGTGCAGCACACGATTTCCGGCGCGGCCGGCGTCGCGCTCACCGAGGAGCACGACATCGTCTATCGCGAGCCGGCGCCGCGCGGCGGCCCGCTTGCCGGCGAGCCGGTCAGTGCCACCGCCGATTACCGCCAGACGGTGCATCCCGACGCGGTGCTGCTGTTCCGCTACTCGGCGCTCACCTTCAACGGCCACCGCATCCACTACGACCATCCCTACGTCACCGGTGAGGAAGGCTATCCCGGGCTGGTGGTGCATGGGCCGCTGACCGCGACGCTGCTGCTCGACACGTTCCGCAACGCGCACCCGGACAAGCGCATCGAGCGCTTCGACTTCCGCGCGGTCGGCCCGCTCTATGACAACGCCGATTTCGACGTCTGCGGCCGCATCACCGGCCCCGGCACGGCCGAGTTGTGGACCGACTGCGCCGGCCGGCTGACGATGAAGGCCACGGTCGGCTTCAGCCCGGCCTGA
- a CDS encoding LysR family transcriptional regulator: MHIDLRDLRLFIHVAESKSLTRGAERSHLSLPAVSARMKELEAQAGVRLLYRAPRGVALTPAGQSLLQHARIILGQIEHMKSDLQRFGEGVQGHIRVFANTTAVTEFMPEVLATFLADHPQVDVDLQERLTGEIIRGVLDGTTDLGITSGPIEADGLEKHHFSTDRLILVVRPDHPLAAGGAVRFADVMGYDYIGLHEGSTLQSFINTLLQNARHRLHIRVQVSNFESVCRMVEAGVGIGVVPESAAERHRKTMKIAVKQLDEDWAERKRYILTRRGDSLPGYTQALIACIMAHPGHAANRAQPARKAVRSK; the protein is encoded by the coding sequence ATGCATATCGACCTGCGCGACCTGCGCCTCTTCATCCACGTCGCCGAAAGCAAGAGCCTCACCCGCGGCGCCGAGCGCAGCCACCTGTCGCTGCCGGCAGTGAGCGCACGGATGAAGGAACTCGAAGCCCAGGCCGGCGTGCGGCTGCTCTACCGCGCGCCGCGCGGGGTGGCGCTGACGCCCGCCGGCCAGAGCCTGCTCCAGCATGCGCGCATCATCCTCGGCCAGATCGAGCACATGAAGAGCGACCTGCAGCGCTTCGGCGAAGGCGTGCAGGGCCACATCCGCGTGTTCGCCAACACCACCGCGGTCACCGAGTTCATGCCCGAGGTGCTGGCCACCTTCCTCGCCGACCATCCGCAGGTGGACGTGGACCTGCAGGAACGCCTCACCGGCGAAATCATCCGCGGCGTGCTCGACGGCACCACCGACCTCGGCATCACCTCGGGGCCGATCGAGGCCGACGGGCTGGAGAAGCACCACTTCAGCACCGACCGCCTGATCCTGGTGGTGCGCCCCGACCATCCGCTGGCGGCCGGCGGCGCGGTGCGCTTCGCCGACGTCATGGGCTACGACTACATCGGCCTGCACGAGGGCAGCACGCTGCAGAGCTTCATCAACACCCTGCTGCAGAACGCCCGCCACCGCCTGCATATCCGCGTGCAGGTGAGCAACTTCGAATCGGTGTGCCGCATGGTGGAGGCCGGCGTGGGCATCGGCGTGGTGCCGGAATCGGCCGCCGAACGCCACCGCAAGACGATGAAGATCGCGGTCAAGCAGCTCGACGAGGACTGGGCCGAACGCAAGCGCTACATCCTCACCCGGCGCGGCGATTCGCTGCCGGGCTACACCCAGGCGCTGATCGCCTGCATCATGGCGCACCCGGGCCATGCCGCGAACCGTGCCCAGCCGGCCCGCAAGGCAGTCCGCAGCAAATGA
- a CDS encoding NYN domain-containing protein: protein MASSPDNISMALFCDFENVALGVRDAKYDKFDIKRVLERLLLKGSIVVKKAYCDWERYKGFKAAMHEANFELIEIPHVRQSGKNSADIRLVVDALDLCYTKAHVNTFVIISGDSDFSPLVSKLRENAKQVIGVGVKQSTSDLLIANCDEFIFYDDLVREAPQAAAKREANETQPAARRSPEEEKRRKEELAARKSQAIEFAVETFEALLAERGDSGKIWASMLKEAIKRRKPGFNETYYGFRAFGNLLEEAQARGLLEFGRDEKSGAYVYRSNAGPTPAVHPAAEHPADGVKLAAMPAGATHAADEAAAPAPAAERPAGRRPRQGDARAAKKSAKQTEAAQLPTRPETETAREATQEVAQEPAKESPAQPGRRQKNARQSAQRAASAPATVEAAVAPAPAATVEAPPAEPAEARSGSRRRGSSQRKPAARQDAPVAAPVAVAAAAEAAPAPAAEEAVATPARKSAPRSRRPRKQETPPDAA, encoded by the coding sequence ATGGCTTCATCCCCGGATAACATCAGCATGGCGCTGTTCTGCGACTTCGAGAACGTCGCGCTGGGCGTGCGGGATGCGAAGTACGACAAGTTCGACATCAAGCGCGTGCTCGAACGCCTGCTGCTCAAGGGCAGCATCGTGGTCAAGAAGGCGTATTGCGACTGGGAGCGCTACAAGGGCTTCAAGGCGGCAATGCACGAGGCCAACTTCGAGCTGATCGAAATCCCCCACGTGCGCCAGTCCGGCAAGAATTCCGCCGACATCCGTCTGGTGGTCGACGCGCTCGACCTCTGCTACACCAAGGCCCACGTCAATACCTTCGTCATCATCTCGGGCGATTCCGACTTCTCGCCGCTGGTGTCCAAGCTGCGCGAGAACGCCAAGCAGGTGATCGGCGTCGGCGTCAAGCAATCGACCTCCGACCTGCTGATCGCCAACTGCGACGAATTCATCTTCTACGACGACCTGGTGCGCGAAGCGCCGCAGGCCGCCGCCAAGCGCGAGGCCAACGAAACCCAGCCGGCTGCACGCCGCTCGCCGGAAGAGGAGAAACGCCGCAAGGAAGAACTCGCTGCCCGTAAGAGCCAGGCCATCGAGTTCGCGGTTGAGACCTTCGAAGCCTTGCTGGCCGAACGCGGCGACAGCGGCAAGATCTGGGCGTCGATGCTGAAAGAGGCGATCAAGCGCCGCAAGCCCGGCTTCAACGAGACCTACTACGGCTTCCGCGCCTTCGGCAACCTGCTGGAAGAAGCGCAGGCGCGCGGCCTGCTGGAATTCGGCCGCGACGAAAAGTCCGGTGCCTATGTGTATCGCAGTAATGCAGGCCCAACGCCGGCCGTTCACCCCGCCGCCGAGCACCCCGCGGATGGGGTGAAGCTTGCCGCCATGCCTGCTGGCGCAACGCATGCGGCGGACGAAGCGGCCGCGCCAGCACCGGCCGCGGAGCGCCCCGCCGGCAGGCGACCGCGCCAGGGCGATGCACGCGCTGCGAAGAAGTCCGCCAAGCAGACCGAAGCCGCGCAGCTACCCACCCGACCCGAGACCGAAACGGCCAGGGAAGCGACCCAGGAAGTCGCGCAGGAACCCGCCAAGGAAAGCCCGGCACAGCCGGGCCGCCGCCAGAAAAACGCCCGCCAGTCCGCCCAGCGCGCTGCAAGCGCCCCCGCGACGGTGGAGGCCGCCGTGGCGCCGGCCCCGGCAGCGACAGTCGAAGCCCCGCCTGCCGAACCGGCCGAAGCCCGCAGCGGCAGCCGTCGTCGTGGTAGCAGCCAGCGCAAGCCGGCGGCACGCCAGGACGCTCCGGTAGCCGCCCCGGTGGCCGTTGCCGCTGCGGCGGAGGCGGCACCCGCCCCCGCCGCCGAAGAAGCCGTAGCCACGCCGGCCCGCAAGTCCGCGCCGCGCAGCCGCCGTCCGCGCAAGCAGGAAACCCCGCCCGACGCCGCCTGA
- a CDS encoding peroxiredoxin produces MSLRINDIAPDFTAETTQGTIRFHDWIGDSWAILFSHPKDFTPVCTTELGYMAKIEPEFARRNCKIIGLSVDPVGSHAAWAKDIEETQGYLPAYPMIGDPELLVAKLYNMLPADEPGTSEGRTPANNATVRSVFVIGPDKRIKLMLTYPMTTGRNFDEILRALDSMQLTAAHKVATPVNWKRGEDVIIAGSVSDEDAKTLFPQGWKAPKPYLRIVKHPA; encoded by the coding sequence ATGTCTCTGCGCATCAACGATATTGCTCCCGATTTCACCGCCGAAACCACCCAGGGCACGATCCGCTTCCACGACTGGATAGGCGACAGCTGGGCGATCCTGTTCTCGCATCCGAAGGACTTCACGCCGGTGTGCACCACCGAGCTCGGCTACATGGCCAAGATCGAGCCGGAATTCGCCCGTCGCAACTGCAAGATCATCGGCCTGAGCGTCGATCCGGTCGGTAGTCACGCCGCGTGGGCGAAGGACATCGAGGAAACCCAGGGCTATCTGCCCGCTTACCCGATGATAGGCGACCCCGAGCTGCTGGTGGCCAAGCTCTACAACATGCTGCCGGCCGACGAACCGGGCACTTCGGAGGGGCGCACCCCGGCGAACAACGCCACGGTGCGGTCGGTGTTCGTGATCGGCCCGGACAAACGCATCAAGCTGATGCTGACCTATCCGATGACTACCGGCCGCAACTTCGACGAGATCCTGCGGGCGCTCGATTCGATGCAGCTCACTGCTGCGCACAAGGTGGCGACGCCGGTGAACTGGAAGCGCGGCGAGGATGTCATCATCGCCGGCTCGGTATCGGACGAGGACGCCAAGACGCTCTTCCCGCAGGGCTGGAAGGCGCCCAAGCCTTATCTGCGCATCGTCAAGCACCCGGCCTGA
- a CDS encoding YceI family protein: MHVRRFLAAVATGLFAVLMQACAPLAPPPGVVAPAPPGFPDEDYRRAAAAGEAVFHIDAARSLALVEVRRGGSLAFLGHDHVVASHGLQGYVLPAAGRADLYLRLDELAVDEAELRAAAGFDTSPTAEDIAATRSNMLDKVLHAGTHPHLWLRVERVRAVAEGVVLDTIITLNGVTRRLEVPARLDGTADVIRISGRFTLSQRDFGIEPFSVFGGALQVQDALALQFRIEARQLAP; encoded by the coding sequence ATGCATGTGCGTCGCTTCCTGGCCGCGGTGGCCACCGGTTTGTTCGCCGTGCTCATGCAGGCATGTGCGCCGCTGGCGCCGCCGCCCGGGGTCGTCGCCCCGGCGCCACCCGGTTTTCCGGACGAGGATTACCGTCGTGCCGCGGCGGCCGGCGAGGCGGTTTTCCACATCGATGCGGCGCGTTCGCTGGCATTGGTCGAGGTGCGGCGGGGCGGATCGCTGGCCTTTCTCGGCCACGACCACGTGGTCGCCAGCCACGGCCTGCAGGGCTATGTGCTGCCGGCCGCCGGACGGGCCGATCTCTATCTGCGGCTGGACGAACTGGCGGTGGACGAGGCCGAGCTGCGCGCCGCGGCCGGTTTCGACACCAGCCCCACGGCCGAGGACATTGCCGCGACCCGCAGCAACATGCTCGACAAGGTGCTGCATGCCGGAACCCATCCGCATCTGTGGCTCAGGGTCGAGCGTGTTCGCGCCGTGGCGGAGGGCGTGGTGCTCGATACCATCATCACGCTCAACGGCGTCACCAGGCGGTTGGAGGTGCCTGCCCGCCTGGACGGCACGGCCGATGTCATCCGCATCAGCGGTCGTTTCACGCTGTCTCAGCGCGACTTCGGCATCGAACCCTTTTCCGTGTTCGGCGGTGCGCTGCAGGTCCAGGACGCGCTGGCGCTGCAGTTCCGTATCGAGGCGCGACAGCTGGCACCCTAG
- a CDS encoding YceI family protein yields MNVRLLLAALCCAGASPLAAAADWRMDAAASKLEFVASFERAPAPGVFREFQAQVRLDPADLAASRIEVDIAVTSADMGHADVNRAIRGPEWFDFARFPQAAFRSAELRPVPMTAADGGASRYLARGTLDLKGVQQAVEVPFTWRETADAATMEGELTLQRGSFGIGLGEWAATRVIGPEVRVKFKLRLNKAS; encoded by the coding sequence ATGAATGTCAGGCTCCTGCTCGCCGCACTGTGCTGCGCTGGCGCAAGCCCGCTTGCCGCCGCGGCCGATTGGCGCATGGACGCGGCTGCGAGCAAGCTGGAGTTCGTCGCCAGCTTCGAGCGCGCGCCGGCGCCCGGCGTGTTCCGCGAGTTCCAGGCGCAGGTGCGGCTGGATCCGGCCGACCTTGCGGCCAGCCGCATCGAGGTCGATATCGCGGTGACGAGCGCCGACATGGGCCATGCCGACGTCAACCGGGCGATCCGCGGGCCGGAGTGGTTCGATTTCGCCCGTTTCCCGCAGGCAGCCTTTCGTTCGGCCGAACTGCGCCCGGTGCCGATGACGGCAGCCGACGGCGGTGCCAGCCGCTATCTGGCGCGCGGCACGCTGGATCTCAAGGGGGTGCAGCAGGCGGTGGAGGTGCCTTTCACCTGGCGCGAGACCGCCGACGCGGCCACCATGGAGGGCGAGCTGACCCTGCAGCGCGGCAGCTTCGGCATCGGCCTGGGCGAATGGGCGGCAACGCGGGTGATCGGCCCTGAGGTGCGGGTGAAGTTCAAGCTGCGGCTGAACAAGGCGTCCTGA
- a CDS encoding cytochrome b, whose protein sequence is MLRNTVDSWGTLAKLLHWLIALLVFGQLALGWAAVLWRLSPLKLDLFVLHKSFGLVVLVLMLPRLLWRLLNPTPVLPAAMPRWQRQAARASHGLLYLLLLLLPLSGWVLSSAADIPFRMFWLWPLPALVAPDEAVEDAAATLHLVLVVLLGLVLSAHVGAALWHHYRLRDEVLVRMLPGRTRKR, encoded by the coding sequence ATGCTCCGCAATACGGTTGATTCCTGGGGAACGCTGGCGAAGCTGCTGCACTGGCTGATTGCGCTGCTGGTGTTCGGCCAGCTCGCGCTCGGCTGGGCGGCCGTATTGTGGCGGCTGTCGCCGCTCAAGCTCGACCTCTTCGTGCTGCACAAATCCTTCGGTCTGGTGGTGCTGGTGTTGATGCTGCCGCGGCTGCTGTGGCGCCTGCTCAATCCCACGCCGGTGCTGCCGGCAGCCATGCCGCGCTGGCAGCGGCAGGCGGCCCGTGCCAGCCACGGACTGCTCTACCTGTTGCTGCTGTTGTTGCCCTTGAGCGGCTGGGTGCTGAGTTCGGCGGCGGATATCCCGTTCCGGATGTTCTGGCTGTGGCCCCTGCCGGCGCTGGTGGCGCCCGACGAGGCGGTTGAGGATGCCGCGGCCACGCTGCACCTTGTGTTGGTCGTGCTGCTGGGGCTGGTGCTGAGTGCCCACGTCGGCGCGGCCTTGTGGCATCACTACCGTCTGCGCGACGAGGTGCTCGTGCGCATGTTGCCCGGGAGAACGCGAAAACGATGA
- a CDS encoding class II glutamine amidotransferase yields the protein MCQLLGMNCNKPATLQFSLEGFVQRGGATDEHRDGWGIGYFDGDGARVVRDASPAATSPACRHCGQAFRSRNIIAHIRKATQGEIRLENCHPFHARLWGRDWLFAHNGNLEDFHPELCRTRQPVGGTDSERAFHFMLTRLVQRFGDTPPATANLLEELQELSAWIARHGTFNYLLSCGDGLFAHCSTELHYVVRAYPFRSARLLDCDRAIDFARHNHLDDRMAVITTRPLTADEPWQRLAAGSLTLFVDGRVSGQQDATESLQLAV from the coding sequence ATGTGCCAGCTGCTCGGAATGAACTGCAACAAGCCCGCCACCCTCCAGTTCTCGCTGGAGGGTTTTGTGCAGCGCGGCGGAGCGACGGACGAGCACCGCGACGGCTGGGGCATCGGCTATTTCGACGGCGACGGCGCGCGCGTAGTGCGCGACGCCAGCCCGGCTGCCACCTCCCCCGCCTGCCGGCATTGCGGCCAGGCCTTCCGCTCGCGCAACATCATTGCCCACATCCGCAAAGCCACCCAGGGCGAGATCCGGCTGGAGAACTGCCACCCCTTTCACGCCCGCCTGTGGGGGCGCGACTGGCTGTTCGCCCACAACGGCAATCTCGAGGATTTCCATCCCGAGCTGTGCCGGACGCGGCAACCCGTCGGCGGCACCGACAGCGAACGCGCCTTCCACTTCATGCTGACCCGGCTGGTGCAGCGCTTCGGCGACACGCCGCCCGCCACTGCCAACCTGCTCGAAGAACTGCAGGAACTGTCCGCCTGGATCGCCCGCCACGGCACCTTCAATTACCTGCTGTCCTGCGGTGACGGGCTGTTCGCCCACTGCAGCACCGAACTCCACTACGTGGTGCGCGCCTACCCCTTCCGTTCGGCGCGGCTGCTCGATTGCGACCGCGCGATCGACTTCGCCCGCCACAATCATCTCGACGACCGCATGGCGGTCATCACCACCCGGCCGCTGACCGCCGACGAACCCTGGCAGCGGCTCGCCGCGGGGTCGCTCACGCTGTTCGTCGACGGCCGCGTCAGCGGACAGCAAGACGCGACCGAATCCTTGCAGCTCGCCGTGTGA
- a CDS encoding methionine ABC transporter ATP-binding protein, translated as MTAPASSSSAAIQLRGVTRRFRDADGNEVGVEATDLDVAPGEIHGIIGFSGAGKSTLLRLVNLLERPDAGQVIVHGEDLTTLSPDGLRTARRRIGMIFQHFNLLHNRTVADNVAFPLRIAGESPARIRERVEACLAFVGLSDKAGAYPAQLSGGQKQRVAIARALAPEPHVLLADEPTSALDPRTTLQLLDVLADVNRRFGVTILMVSHEMSVIRRLCHRVSVMERGRVIERVAIDKGHIPAGSRLAQWLAEFGDMEGGAGNGTPDPTAHDALQRESSHV; from the coding sequence ATGACGGCCCCAGCGTCTTCCTCCAGCGCCGCGATCCAGTTGCGCGGCGTGACCCGCCGCTTTCGCGACGCCGACGGTAACGAAGTCGGCGTCGAAGCGACCGACCTCGACGTCGCACCCGGTGAAATCCACGGCATCATCGGCTTCTCCGGCGCCGGCAAATCCACCCTGCTGCGCCTGGTGAACCTGCTCGAACGCCCCGACGCCGGCCAGGTGATCGTGCATGGCGAGGATCTCACCACGCTGTCGCCCGACGGCCTGCGCACCGCCCGTCGCCGCATCGGCATGATCTTCCAGCACTTCAACCTGCTGCATAACCGCACGGTGGCGGACAACGTCGCCTTTCCGCTGCGCATCGCCGGCGAATCGCCGGCGCGCATCCGCGAACGGGTGGAAGCCTGCCTCGCCTTCGTCGGCCTCTCGGACAAGGCCGGTGCCTACCCGGCGCAGCTGTCCGGCGGCCAGAAACAGCGCGTCGCCATCGCCCGCGCGCTGGCGCCCGAACCGCACGTGCTCCTCGCCGACGAGCCGACCTCGGCGCTCGACCCGCGCACCACCCTGCAACTGCTCGACGTGCTGGCCGACGTCAACCGCCGCTTCGGCGTCACCATCCTGATGGTGAGCCACGAGATGAGCGTGATCCGGCGCCTGTGCCATCGCGTCTCGGTGATGGAACGCGGCCGCGTGATCGAGCGCGTCGCCATCGACAAGGGCCACATCCCCGCCGGCTCGCGGCTGGCGCAGTGGCTGGCCGAATTCGGCGACATGGAAGGCGGCGCCGGCAACGGCACGCCCGACCCCACCGCCCACGACGCGCTGCAACGGGAGTCCAGCCATGTTTGA
- a CDS encoding methionine ABC transporter permease encodes MFDGIIELLPDILKAIGETLLMMAICLTTAVIIGGALGIFVFLSSKGQVLGRYRRTNLVANGVINVVRSFPFIILLVAVSPFTRHIVGTSIGPLAASVPLSLAAIFYFARLIEQTLRDVPRGVIEAAEAMGATPMQIVRQVLLVEARSGLILALTVLAVSFLSYSAVAGVVGGGGIGDLAIRYGYYRFQTDIMVTTIVLLVVMVQLIQFFGQWLARRMDKR; translated from the coding sequence ATGTTTGACGGCATCATCGAACTGCTGCCCGACATCCTCAAGGCCATCGGCGAAACCCTGTTGATGATGGCGATCTGCCTCACCACCGCGGTCATCATCGGCGGCGCGCTCGGCATCTTCGTCTTCCTCAGCAGCAAGGGCCAGGTGCTGGGACGCTACCGCCGCACCAATCTGGTAGCCAACGGCGTCATCAACGTGGTGCGCTCCTTCCCCTTCATCATCCTGCTGGTGGCGGTGTCGCCCTTCACCCGCCATATCGTCGGCACCTCGATCGGCCCGCTGGCGGCGAGCGTGCCGTTGTCGCTGGCGGCGATCTTCTATTTCGCCCGTCTGATCGAGCAGACCCTGCGTGACGTGCCGCGCGGCGTCATCGAGGCCGCCGAAGCGATGGGCGCCACGCCGATGCAGATCGTGCGCCAGGTGCTGCTGGTGGAAGCGCGGTCGGGCCTCATCCTGGCGCTGACGGTGCTGGCGGTGAGCTTCCTGTCCTACTCGGCGGTGGCCGGGGTGGTCGGCGGCGGCGGTATCGGCGACCTCGCCATCCGCTACGGCTACTACCGCTTCCAGACCGACATCATGGTGACCACCATCGTGCTGCTGGTGGTGATGGTGCAGCTCATCCAGTTCTTCGGCCAGTGGCTCGCCCGCCGCATGGACAAGCGCTGA